A stretch of the Paramormyrops kingsleyae isolate MSU_618 chromosome 16, PKINGS_0.4, whole genome shotgun sequence genome encodes the following:
- the LOC111852280 gene encoding pyruvate dehydrogenase (acetyl-transferring) kinase isozyme 1, mitochondrial-like gives MRLLRSLLSSCSLGKHIDYYSRFSPSPLSMKQFLDFGSENACERTSFVFLRQELPVRLANIMKEINLLPDNLLKTPSVRLVQSWYMRSFDEILDFKDKNADDDRVIYDFTDAVIKIRNRHNDVVPTMAQGVVEYKELHGIDPVTSQNVQYFLDRFYMSRISIRMLLNQHTLLFGGTVRANPAHPKQIGSIDPHCRVTEVVQDAYESAKRLCDLYYMNSPELMLEECNAKEKGRPVTVVYVPSHLYHMIFELFKNAMRATMELYGDALNYPPIHVKVALGSEDLTIKVKDRGGGVALRKIDRLFTYTYSTAPLPHTDTARGAPLAGYGYGLPISRLYARYFQGDLKLYSLEGYGTDAVVYIRALSTESIERLPVYNKSAWRHYNTTHDNDDWCTPKTEPKGVTF, from the exons ATGCGGCTCTTACGGTCCCTGCTGAGCAGCTGCTCCCTTGGGAAGCATATCGATTACTACTCCAGGTTTTCCCCGTCGCCGTTGTCTATGAAGCAGTTTTTAGATTTCG GCTCGGAAAATGCCTGCGAGAGGACTTCGTTTGTATTCCTGAGACAGGAACTGCCTGTCAGACTCGCAAACATCATGAAGGAAATAAACTTACTGCCAGACAATTTATTAAAGACACCATCTGTTCGTTTGGTCCAGAGCTG GTATATGCGAAGTTTTGACGAGATCCTCGACTTTAAGGACAAAAATGCCGATGATGACAGAGTCATTTATGA TTTCACGGACGCGGTGATAAAGATCCGGAACCGGCATAACGACGTGGTCCCTACCATGGCCCAGGGAGTAGTGGAGTACAAAGAGCTACACGGCATCGACCCGGTCACCAGCCAGAACGTGCAGTACTTCCTGGATCGTTTCTATATGAGCCGTATATCCATTCGGATGCTTCTGAACCAGCACA CTCTGCTCTTTGGTGGGACGGTCAGGGCCAACCCAGCTCACCCGAAACAGATAGGAAGCATTGATCCGCACTGTCGGGTCACAGAGGTGGTGCAAG ATGCCTATGAAAGTGCCAAGCGCCTCTGCGATCTTTATTATATGAACTCGCCGGAGCTGATGCTGGAAGAATGCAATG CCAAAGAAAAAGGAAGACCTGTAACGGTGGTGTATGTTCCCTCCCACCTGTACCATATGATATTTGAGCTTTTTAAG AATGCCATGAGGGCCACCATGGAGCTGTACGGCGATGCCCTGAATTATCCCCCAATCCACGTCAAGGTGGCACTTGGCAGTGAAGATCTCACTATAAAG GTCAAGGACCGtggagggggcgtggccttaAGGAAGATTGACAGGCTGTTCACCTACACCTATTCCACAGCCCCCCTACCCCACACGGACACTGCCCGGGGAGCCCCACTG GCTGGCTATGGCTATGGCCTTCCCATCTCTCGCTTGTACGCCAGGTACTTCCAGGGAGACCTGAAGCTGTATTCTCTGGAAGGATATGGGACAGATGCTGTCGTGTACATCCGG GCGCTGTCCACAGAGTCGATAGAGAGGCTTCCTGTGTACAACAAATCTGCCTGGAGACACTACAACACAACACATGACAATGATGATTGGTGCACGCCCAAGACGGAGCCCAAGGGCGTCACATTCTAG